In Dysidea avara chromosome 3, odDysAvar1.4, whole genome shotgun sequence, a single window of DNA contains:
- the LOC136251443 gene encoding CUB and sushi domain-containing protein 3-like, with translation MESTGLIVTTIAVLLCCIQLAAGQICTDVVEIQQTGDNRLNNSRLGIFPRLNFTCNGRITTIRARVGMQSGNRNGVSYFQVWQSFSPDSLIYNKTAEIVISEDHVSTGNDEFLEVNISLSGDNRTEFQSGDVVGYYHPNDARYVIRDVLTDGYVLYSFTTNQADSVDLNDADNTINRRQPIIQFTIDLRCDDLSTPSNGEITSCSSGREGVGYEGDTCSFTCNTGYVLTGSDTRTCQSDGSWSGSDVMCQTAGQICTDYVDIQQMGDDQLGNNDIGRLGIFPRLNFTCNGRITSIRARVRLRNSGSSISYFQVWRPSSPNSQIYNKTAEVVILEDNVFTGSNGSQEVNISLSGDNRTEIQSGDVVGYYHPTSVRYAIRDLRTDGYVLYGFTTNQTDSVNLTDADNTINRRQPIIQFTIEIRCDNLSNGEIMLCSSGRVGVGYEGETCSFTCNTGYELTGNATRTCQSDGSWSGSDVCRRVPCPSLTDPNNGTIACSLGDDGVLSYEDTCSFTCNTGYELTGSDTRTCQSDGSWSGSDVVCRRVPCPSLTDPNNGTITCSLGDDGVPSYEDTCSFTCNTGYELTGSDTRTCQSDGSWSGSDVVCRRVPCPSLTDPNNGTITCSLGDDGVPSYEDTCSFTCNTGYELTGSDTRTCQSDRSWNGSDVACRRVPCPLFTDPNNGVITCSLGDDGVPSYEDTCSFTCNTGYVLTGSPQRTCQSNGSWSDSPVSCTIMECPSSSLPMNSMLTESCSSTYRSICDLKCEEGFNGSGNPSYVCGVLSDGPSVMWMSSGGGWSCERVNCPDLFNPLNGRILCSLTNDSLFSYEDTCSFTCNTGYELTGSDTRTCQSDGSWSGSDVVCQTVSGESSSSNSPGSGLVGGAVGGGLFLLFIIALLLIVIIVLLYRNTKSKGQLAITDNTVAYTVGDQDQGANVIINPNPSYIPSKRESNVYSAGPDGDYEEIGQGSMVVCNPAFDDASGSGYVINAIDYTRPKFETNNTYDYSYVRKV, from the exons ATGGAGTCTACTGGATTGATAGTGACTACTATTGCAGTGTTGTTGTGCTGCATTCAACTTGCTG CTGGACAGATTTGTACAGATGTTGTTGAAATTCAGCAAACTGGGGATAATCGATTAAATAATAGCAGATTGGGGATTTTCCCCCGTCTCAATTTCACTTGTAATGGAAGAATCACTACCATTAGAGCAAGAGTAGGAATGCAGAGCGGGAATCGTAATGGTGTTAGCTATTTCCAAGTGTGGCAGTCATTTTCGCCTGACTCATTAATATACAACAAAACTGCTGAAATAGTGATATCAGAGGATCATGTATCTACAGGTAATGATGAGTTCTTAGAAGTGAACATTAGTCTCTCAGGAGATAATAGGACTGAATTTCAGTCAGGAGATGTTGTAGGATACTATCATCCAAATGACGCACGTTATGTGATCAGGGATGTACTAACTGATGGATATGTGCTATATTCCTTTACAACAAATCAAGCAGACTCAGTCGACTTAAATGATGCTGATAATACTATAAATAGACGACAACCAATAATCCAGTTCACAATTG ACTTACGATGTGATGACCTATCAACACCATCCAATGGAGAGATAACatcatgtagttctggtagagaaggagtgggttatgagggagacacttgtagtttcacatgtaacactggttatgtgctaactggtagtgacactaggacctgtcagagtgatggaagctggagtggtagtgatgttATGTGTCAAACAG CTGGACAGATTTGTACAGATTATGTTGACATTCAGCAAATGGGAGATGATCAATTAGGAAATAATGATATTGGCAGACTGGGGATTTTTCCACGTCTCAATTTCACTTGTAATGGAAGAATCACTAGTATTAGAGCTAGAGTAAGATTACGAAATTCTGGTAGTAGTATTAGCTATTTCCAAGTGTGGCGGCCATCATCACCTAACTCTCAAATATATAATAAAACTGCTGAAGTAGTGATATTAGAGGACAATGTATTTACAGGCAGCAATGGCTCTCAAGAAGTGAACATTAGTCTCTCAGGAGATAATAGGACTGAGATTCAGTCAGGAGATGTTGTAGGATACTATCACCCTACTAGTGTACGGTATGCAATAAGAGACTTAAGAACTGATGGATATGTGCTATATGGTTTCACAACAAATCAAACAGACTCAGTTAACTTAACTGATGCTGATAATACTATAAATAGACGACAACCAATAATCCAGTTCACAATAG AAATTCGATGTGATAATTTATCCAATGGAGAGATAATGTTATGCAGTTCTGGTAGAGTAggagtgggttatgagggagagacttgtagtttcacatgtaacactggttatgagctaactggtaatgccactaggacctgtcagagtgatgggagctggagtggtagtgatgtgtgtagaagag TTCCTTGTccatcacttactgatcctaataatggaacgatcgcttgttcactgggagatgatggagttctttcctatgaagacacttgtagtttcacatgtaacactggttatgagctaactggtagtgacactaggacctgtcagagtgatgggagctggagtggtagtgatgttGTGTGCAGAAGAG TTCCTTGTccatcacttactgatcctaataatggaacgatcacttgttcactgggagatgatggagttccttcctatgaagacacttgtagtttcacatgtaacactggttatgagctaactggtagtgacactaggacctgtcagagtgatgggagctggagtggtagtgatgttGTGTGCAGAAGAG TTCCTTGTccatcacttactgatcctaataatggaacgatcacttgttcactgggagatgatggagttccttcctatgaagacacttgtagtttcacatgtaacactggttatgagctaactggtagtgacactaggacctgtcagagtgatagGAGCTGGAATGGTAGTGATGTTGCGTGTAGAAGAG TTCCTTGTCCATTGtttactgatcctaataatggagtgatcacttgttcactgggagatgatggagttccttcctatgaagacacttgtagtttcacatgtaacactggttatgtaCTAACTGGTAGTCCTCAGAGAACATGCCAGTCTAATGGTAGCTGGAGTGATTCACCAGTGTCCTGTACCATCATGGAGTGCCCCTCATCATCACTACCAATGAACAGCATGTTGACTGAGTCTTGTAGTAGCACATATCGGTCAATATGTGATCTGAAGTGTGAAGAAGGCTTTAATGGTAGTGGAAACCCATcatatgtgtgtggtgtgttgaGTGATGGGCCATCAGTAATGTGGATGAGTAGTGGAggaggatggagttgtgaaagAG TGAATTGTCCAGATTTATTTAATCCATTAAATGGGAGGATATTATGTTCACTGACAAATGATTCACTATTTtcttatgaagacacttgtagtttcacatgtaacactggttatgaactaactggtagtgacactaggacctgtcagagtgatgggagctggagtggtagtgatgttGTGTGTCAAACAG TTAGTGGTGAGTCATCATCTTCTAATTCACCAG GCAGTGGTCTGGTGGGAGGTGCAGTAGGTGGAGGATTATTCTTGTTGTTTATCATTGCTCTCCTACTAATTGTTATCATTGTATTACTCTATCGAAACACGAAGTCCAAAGGACAACTAGCCATCACTGATAACACAGTGGCTTACACAGTAGGTGACCAGGATCAAGGTGCTAATGTCATCATCAATCCTAACCCATCATATATACCCTCAAAACGAGAAAGTAATGTGTATTCAGCTGGTCCAGACGGAGACTATGAGGAGATAGGCCAAGGATCCATGGTTGTGTGTAACCCAGCATTTGATGATGCCAGCGGCTCAGGATATGTGATTAATGCCATTGACTACACCAGACCAAAGTTTGAGACTAATAACACTTATGATTATTCATATGTTCGTAAAGTGTAA